One Caldalkalibacillus uzonensis DNA segment encodes these proteins:
- a CDS encoding DUF421 domain-containing protein, which translates to MEEIDMSLMAVKILVGFFTLFLMTKLLGKTSINQLTPFHFIFALVLGELLGNSIYEDKIKLVHFLFAAGLWTSCLWGVERLTQRKKSTRAFWIGNPDIVIRDGIIDRNVLLKNKLDVNQLLSLLRQSDVFSVREVKYGILEPNGTISVLRKSMYQKPNKLDLNLPQSPVNLPITLIIDGEVLWDNLQQRGFDQLWLKNQLRTHGFDDEKGVFYAEWRDGEGIHISPKIISHD; encoded by the coding sequence TTGGAAGAGATAGATATGAGTTTAATGGCGGTAAAAATTCTCGTTGGCTTTTTTACCTTGTTTTTGATGACTAAGTTATTGGGAAAAACATCGATAAATCAATTAACTCCATTTCATTTTATTTTTGCGTTAGTGCTTGGGGAGTTGTTAGGAAATTCAATTTATGAAGACAAAATCAAGCTGGTGCATTTTTTGTTTGCTGCTGGCCTGTGGACGTCTTGTTTGTGGGGGGTAGAACGTTTAACTCAAAGAAAGAAATCAACGCGTGCCTTTTGGATCGGTAACCCCGACATTGTGATTCGGGACGGAATTATTGACCGAAACGTGTTACTAAAGAATAAATTGGATGTGAATCAATTGTTAAGCCTGTTACGGCAAAGCGATGTTTTTTCGGTACGTGAGGTTAAATACGGAATACTTGAACCCAATGGCACCATTAGTGTCTTGCGAAAGTCCATGTATCAAAAACCGAATAAATTAGATCTTAATCTTCCCCAAAGCCCGGTAAATCTCCCGATCACCCTGATTATTGATGGAGAAGTATTATGGGATAACTTACAGCAGCGAGGATTTGATCAACTATGGTTGAAAAATCAGCTCCGCACCCATGGCTTTGATGATGAAAAAGGGGTATTTTATGCTGAATGGCGGGACGGGGAAGGCATTCATATCAGCCCCAAAATAATCTCCCATGATTAG
- a CDS encoding TVP38/TMEM64 family protein — MWSIVIKKSVLKAAFMLILILFLIWINHRYLNWTPLSIREWIISFGWFAPVVFILLFTVRPLLLFPSSILTITAGLAFGPVLGTLYSLTGLMISAVVAFGVARKLGKEIVQKDWTGKFGKLQSQLEQKGFVYVLVLRLIPFINFDLISYLAGISKVHFRSFFYATLIGVIPGTYGYTFVGHILVERDPWQLIKLVLLFGVLIVIPLVFRKKLAGALGIFTDKIKKQGEGQEKRVDSQTNGHGHTVITGQENNDHTNSV, encoded by the coding sequence ATGTGGTCCATTGTTATCAAGAAAAGTGTGCTGAAAGCGGCCTTCATGCTTATCTTAATTTTATTTTTGATATGGATTAACCATCGTTATTTAAATTGGACACCTCTCTCGATCCGAGAATGGATTATCTCTTTTGGTTGGTTTGCTCCTGTCGTATTTATCCTGCTCTTTACCGTCCGCCCCTTGCTGTTGTTCCCTTCATCTATCTTGACTATTACGGCAGGACTGGCGTTTGGCCCCGTATTAGGCACCTTGTATTCTCTGACAGGTTTAATGATCAGTGCCGTGGTTGCTTTTGGAGTAGCCAGGAAATTAGGGAAAGAAATTGTCCAAAAAGATTGGACAGGCAAGTTTGGCAAGCTGCAGTCCCAGCTTGAACAAAAGGGGTTTGTTTATGTATTGGTGCTGCGCCTCATACCGTTTATTAATTTTGATCTGATCAGTTACTTGGCTGGCATCTCCAAAGTGCATTTCCGCTCATTTTTCTATGCCACGTTGATCGGTGTCATCCCGGGCACTTACGGTTATACATTTGTTGGCCATATCCTTGTAGAACGGGATCCCTGGCAATTGATTAAGCTGGTGCTGCTCTTCGGAGTCTTGATTGTCATCCCCTTGGTCTTTCGTAAAAAACTGGCCGGTGCGTTGGGGATTTTTACTGACAAGATCAAGAAACAGGGGGAAGGACAGGAGAAGAGAGTTGATAGCCAAACTAATGGCCATGGCCACACCGTCATCACCGGCCAGGAAAACAACGATCACACTAACTCTGTTTAA
- a CDS encoding YjcZ family sporulation protein, giving the protein MSGKAAAYPFHGGFTLIVVLFILLVIVGCSCWGYW; this is encoded by the coding sequence ATGAGCGGTAAAGCAGCAGCTTATCCTTTCCATGGAGGATTCACTTTAATTGTCGTGTTGTTTATCTTGCTGGTTATTGTTGGCTGCAGCTGCTGGGGGTATTGGTAG
- the murC gene encoding UDP-N-acetylmuramate--L-alanine ligase, translating into MTTYHFIGIKGSGMSALAQILHDLGHQVQGSDVATFYFTQQPLEEKGIPIYPFSKDNIQAGMTVIAGNAFKEEHEEIKQAHEMGIPVYRYHHYLGKLAQHYTNVAVTGSHGKTSTTGLLAHVLSAICPTSFLIGDGTGKGEKNSQYFVYEACEYRRHFLAYQPDYQIVTNIDFDHPDYFRHVDDVVDAFQSLANQTKKMIVACGDDPNVQRLKPRVHKLTYGLEQHNELQGEILSANEQGMTFSATYQGKRLGEFHIPLYGRHNVLNALAVIGVCLVEELPMSEVKHHLTTFGGVKRRFSEKVWKKGNILIDDYAHHPAEIKATIEAARTKYPDRKLVSIFQPHTFTRTETFLNEFAQALSAADEVYLCDIFASAREKQGNLTIEDLMRKLPASRLISEETVDQLHRYSNAVLLFMGAGDIQKVQHALERSLS; encoded by the coding sequence ATGACAACATATCATTTTATTGGCATCAAAGGATCGGGGATGAGTGCACTGGCACAAATTTTGCATGACTTGGGTCATCAGGTTCAAGGCTCGGATGTAGCCACCTTTTACTTCACCCAACAACCCCTTGAAGAAAAAGGGATTCCCATTTATCCCTTTTCTAAGGACAATATCCAGGCAGGCATGACGGTGATTGCGGGGAACGCTTTTAAAGAGGAACATGAAGAAATTAAACAAGCCCATGAGATGGGGATTCCTGTTTACCGTTATCATCATTATTTGGGCAAGCTGGCTCAGCATTACACCAATGTGGCTGTGACCGGTTCCCACGGCAAAACGTCCACAACCGGCTTGCTGGCCCATGTGCTGAGCGCCATCTGCCCCACCTCTTTTTTGATTGGAGACGGAACGGGTAAGGGAGAAAAAAACAGCCAATATTTTGTTTATGAGGCTTGTGAATATCGCCGCCATTTTCTGGCTTACCAACCGGATTATCAGATTGTGACCAATATTGACTTTGACCACCCTGACTATTTCCGCCATGTGGATGATGTTGTCGATGCCTTTCAAAGTTTGGCCAACCAGACCAAAAAAATGATCGTCGCCTGCGGAGATGATCCCAATGTACAGCGTCTCAAACCTCGTGTACATAAGTTGACCTACGGTCTGGAACAGCACAACGAATTGCAGGGTGAAATTTTAAGTGCCAATGAACAGGGCATGACCTTTTCAGCAACGTATCAGGGGAAAAGGTTAGGGGAGTTTCATATCCCTCTGTACGGCCGCCACAATGTGCTTAATGCGTTGGCTGTGATTGGCGTTTGTTTGGTTGAAGAGTTGCCCATGTCCGAAGTGAAGCACCATCTCACCACCTTTGGCGGAGTGAAGCGCCGCTTTTCAGAGAAAGTGTGGAAAAAGGGCAACATTTTGATCGACGACTACGCTCACCATCCAGCCGAGATCAAGGCCACAATTGAAGCGGCCCGCACCAAGTATCCCGACCGTAAGCTGGTCTCGATTTTTCAACCTCACACGTTTACTCGTACGGAAACGTTCTTGAATGAGTTTGCTCAGGCGCTGTCGGCAGCGGACGAGGTCTATTTGTGTGATATTTTTGCTTCAGCCCGAGAGAAGCAAGGCAACCTGACCATTGAAGATTTAATGCGGAAACTGCCTGCTTCACGCTTAATCAGTGAGGAGACAGTGGACCAGCTCCATCGTTACTCCAATGCGGTATTGCTGTTTATGGGCGCCGGCGACATTCAAAAAGTGCAGCATGCCTTAGAGAGGAGCCTATCTTAG